The following coding sequences lie in one Spirosoma sp. KUDC1026 genomic window:
- a CDS encoding SusC/RagA family TonB-linked outer membrane protein: MKLFTPYCQKWLETTCLQVFLSLLCFTVSWADDVSAQELLDRRLTIDIQKENMKSTLRSIEKAANVKFSYSPQVVPGQQLVSMRVQNTPLKDVLEKLLTPLHVDYSVTGEQIVLTRAPNNVINIESIDPIRAYQAPVDRTITGTVLDEKGQSLPGVSVLLKGTTRGAVTDVQGAYRLSIPDGPQTLVFSFVGFETQEIAVTNQTTLTVRLKTDVKSINEVVVVGYGSLSRKEVTSAVTHLSSDDLLRVGGNSPLMTIQGKVAGLSVTNTAAGDPNSTPSIQLRGVSSRSAGLGPLFVINGVPGGNLDNINQNEIESIDVLKGGAASAIYGTRGSNGVIVITTKKGSSESRIFYDGYTTFDFITNKLSVLSKDEFLANKRGVDLGGTTDWMKVVSRDPAFSQKHTLQFSGGNGKTNYFTSLDYRNANGIDLRSAKQEYGGRVNINHTSSNNLYAITFTAAPRYAKTNQADYSGFNYALTLNPTQPLYDQNGRYAYINTGFFANNPVEQAKNVLAQQEIKYLDINSSFKLNLLDNLNTVATIGEVSSSFRNENFTPSTLTTVVNGTKRNTASQALDENDQKSFEWIGNYFLDKQKHSLKVLGGYSYQLFTSSGFNAANENLPSDVLTYNSLGTGLWNLQQGINNVGSYRNSSKLIAFFGRVNYDFDQKYFLSASLRREGSSKFGYDNKWGYFPAASVGWRITQEGFANNIPWLNELKLRADYGETGNQDFGNYLSLDTYGGYGYYQYNGTSYQVWGPSQNTNYNLRWEKALNFNVGLDFDVFKNSRLTGSLNYYIRTNKDLLGSYSVPNPPNIQGSTFANVGTMKNSGLEIQLNASIINQKDFSYNLTFAGATNSNKFVSFSSDAYKGQTYVDVVGFPAPGSPGNVQRLQENTRIGSFYALRSAGVDETGALLVYNKNGDVIVANKANNDDRQFIGNGLPTFTAGLTNNFKYRKWDLSVFLRGTFGYQIFNTYAFYLGTPATQQNANTLTSAYDGGKYSKLTNAATYSALSDYFLEQGDFVKIDNITLSYTQPLKVNYLRSVRVYATTRNLATFTGYTGGDPDLVQVNGLYPGVNNSLNYYPSTTQLLLGLQLTF, translated from the coding sequence ATGAAACTGTTTACACCTTATTGCCAAAAATGGCTGGAAACAACCTGCTTACAGGTTTTCCTGTCTTTACTCTGCTTCACTGTCTCCTGGGCTGATGACGTATCGGCGCAGGAATTGTTAGACCGGCGGCTGACGATCGATATTCAGAAAGAAAACATGAAGTCTACGCTGCGTAGCATCGAAAAAGCAGCCAACGTCAAGTTTTCCTATAGCCCGCAGGTTGTTCCAGGGCAGCAGCTGGTATCGATGCGGGTGCAGAACACGCCCCTGAAGGATGTTCTGGAGAAACTCCTCACCCCCCTGCACGTTGATTACAGCGTTACCGGCGAACAGATTGTTCTGACCCGCGCCCCGAATAACGTCATCAACATCGAAAGCATTGACCCCATCCGGGCGTATCAGGCCCCGGTCGACCGGACGATTACGGGAACGGTTCTGGACGAGAAAGGCCAGAGTTTACCTGGTGTTAGCGTACTGCTAAAAGGAACCACGCGCGGGGCCGTAACGGATGTTCAGGGTGCATACAGGCTAAGCATTCCCGACGGACCGCAGACCTTGGTGTTCAGCTTTGTGGGCTTCGAAACCCAGGAGATTGCCGTTACGAACCAAACCACACTAACGGTTCGGCTGAAGACAGACGTTAAGTCCATCAACGAAGTAGTTGTAGTAGGGTACGGCTCGCTGAGCCGGAAGGAGGTAACCAGCGCCGTAACGCACCTGTCGTCCGATGACCTGCTGCGGGTGGGAGGCAACAGCCCACTGATGACCATTCAGGGCAAAGTGGCGGGTCTGTCGGTTACGAACACAGCCGCCGGCGATCCTAACTCAACGCCCAGTATTCAGCTCCGCGGTGTGTCGTCGCGCAGCGCCGGACTTGGCCCCCTGTTTGTCATCAACGGTGTACCGGGCGGTAACCTGGATAACATCAACCAGAACGAAATCGAATCCATCGACGTACTGAAGGGCGGGGCAGCATCGGCAATCTACGGTACCCGGGGCAGCAACGGGGTAATTGTGATCACGACCAAGAAAGGCTCGTCGGAATCACGCATCTTTTACGATGGCTATACCACGTTTGATTTCATCACCAATAAGCTGTCGGTTCTTTCCAAAGACGAGTTTCTGGCCAACAAGCGCGGAGTAGACCTCGGCGGCACTACCGACTGGATGAAGGTCGTCAGCCGCGACCCTGCCTTTTCCCAGAAGCACACCCTGCAGTTCTCGGGTGGTAACGGCAAAACAAACTATTTTACCTCGCTGGATTACCGCAACGCAAACGGAATCGACCTGCGGTCGGCTAAACAGGAATACGGGGGCCGGGTGAACATCAACCATACCTCGTCGAATAACCTGTATGCCATCACGTTCACGGCAGCCCCCCGCTACGCCAAGACCAATCAGGCCGACTACAGTGGTTTCAATTACGCGCTGACGCTCAACCCGACGCAGCCCCTGTACGACCAGAATGGCCGGTATGCTTACATCAATACGGGTTTCTTCGCCAACAACCCGGTGGAACAGGCAAAAAACGTACTGGCGCAGCAGGAGATCAAATACCTGGACATCAACAGCTCGTTCAAGCTGAATCTGCTTGACAACCTGAACACGGTCGCGACGATTGGCGAAGTAAGTTCCTCGTTCCGCAATGAGAATTTTACGCCGTCGACGTTGACGACGGTCGTTAATGGCACCAAGCGGAATACCGCGTCCCAGGCGCTGGACGAAAACGACCAGAAAAGTTTCGAGTGGATCGGCAATTATTTCCTGGACAAGCAGAAGCATTCCTTGAAGGTGCTGGGGGGGTATTCGTATCAGCTTTTCACGTCGTCGGGCTTCAACGCAGCCAACGAGAATCTTCCTTCCGACGTACTAACCTACAACAGCCTGGGAACGGGTCTCTGGAATCTACAGCAGGGAATTAACAACGTAGGCTCGTACCGGAATAGCTCAAAACTGATTGCCTTTTTTGGTCGGGTAAACTACGACTTTGATCAGAAGTATTTTCTGTCGGCCAGTCTGCGCCGGGAGGGCTCGTCCAAGTTTGGGTATGATAACAAATGGGGATACTTCCCGGCCGCATCGGTAGGCTGGCGCATCACCCAGGAGGGCTTTGCCAACAATATTCCCTGGCTGAACGAACTGAAACTCCGGGCCGACTATGGCGAGACGGGGAACCAGGATTTTGGCAATTACCTGTCGCTGGATACCTACGGCGGTTACGGCTATTATCAGTACAACGGTACGTCCTATCAGGTCTGGGGGCCAAGCCAGAATACCAACTATAACCTGCGCTGGGAAAAAGCCCTCAACTTCAACGTCGGTCTTGACTTCGATGTGTTCAAGAACAGCCGCCTGACGGGTAGCCTGAACTACTACATCCGCACCAATAAGGATTTGCTGGGCTCATACAGTGTTCCCAATCCGCCCAACATTCAGGGGTCAACTTTTGCCAACGTAGGGACGATGAAGAACTCGGGACTGGAAATTCAGTTGAACGCCAGCATTATCAACCAAAAGGATTTCAGCTATAACCTGACCTTTGCCGGTGCCACCAACAGCAACAAGTTTGTTTCGTTTTCGAGCGACGCCTACAAAGGTCAGACCTACGTGGATGTGGTTGGCTTTCCTGCTCCCGGCAGCCCCGGTAACGTTCAGCGCTTGCAGGAAAACACCCGGATCGGGAGCTTTTACGCCCTCCGGTCGGCGGGTGTAGACGAAACCGGCGCGCTGCTGGTATACAACAAGAATGGAGATGTGATCGTCGCCAACAAAGCCAATAACGACGACCGACAGTTCATCGGCAATGGGCTGCCTACCTTCACGGCGGGTCTGACCAACAACTTCAAATACCGGAAGTGGGATTTGAGCGTTTTCCTGCGGGGCACATTCGGCTACCAGATCTTCAATACCTACGCCTTTTACCTGGGTACCCCCGCTACGCAGCAGAACGCCAACACACTTACATCGGCGTATGACGGTGGCAAGTATTCTAAGCTGACAAACGCAGCTACGTATTCGGCCCTGTCGGATTATTTCCTGGAGCAGGGTGATTTTGTCAAAATTGATAACATAACCCTGAGCTATACCCAGCCGCTGAAGGTCAACTATCTGCGTTCTGTCCGGGTTTACGCCACCACCCGCAACCTGGCCACCTTTACGGGCTACACAGGAGGAGATCCTGATCTGGTGCAGGTCAATGGGCTGTATCCCGGCGTCAACAATTCTCTGAACTATTACCCATCGACGACTCAACTACTGCTTGGGCTTCAACTCACGTTTTAA
- the map gene encoding type I methionyl aminopeptidase → MSLKSEEELIGMQRISQVVGSTLKLMQQYAKPGMSTFELDQYGRHLLEQQGARSAPKLAYDFPGWTCISVNDEACHGIPSTRRILLEGDLVNIDVSAELGGYWSDNGGSFILGKDIHQQGALVEASKRILAKAISHIRGGVQIAEIGRLIETEARRSGYRVIKNLAGHGIGRSLHEEPHEILCYYDRSNKTRFRKNSVVAIETFLSTKATYAHEKGDGWTLIAKDSFAVQHEHTIVVTDKEPIILTAANQLWN, encoded by the coding sequence ATGTCACTAAAATCGGAGGAAGAATTGATAGGTATGCAGCGGATCAGCCAGGTTGTTGGCTCAACGCTGAAACTAATGCAGCAATACGCTAAACCAGGCATGTCGACATTCGAGTTGGATCAATATGGTCGGCACTTGCTCGAACAGCAGGGGGCACGGTCAGCGCCTAAACTCGCGTATGACTTTCCGGGCTGGACCTGTATCAGCGTGAATGATGAAGCCTGTCACGGTATTCCTTCAACCAGACGGATTCTCCTGGAAGGCGATCTGGTCAATATCGACGTATCGGCCGAGCTGGGCGGCTATTGGTCTGACAATGGTGGTTCTTTCATTTTAGGGAAAGATATTCATCAGCAGGGTGCCCTGGTCGAAGCCTCGAAGCGCATTCTGGCGAAAGCCATCAGCCATATCCGGGGAGGAGTGCAGATTGCTGAAATTGGCCGCTTGATCGAAACAGAAGCCAGACGTTCGGGCTATCGGGTAATCAAGAACCTGGCCGGACACGGCATTGGTCGCAGCCTGCACGAAGAACCACACGAGATTCTGTGCTACTACGATCGCTCCAACAAGACCCGTTTCCGAAAAAACTCGGTGGTGGCCATTGAAACCTTTCTGTCGACCAAAGCCACCTATGCCCACGAGAAAGGGGATGGCTGGACGTTAATTGCCAAAGACAGTTTTGCCGTGCAGCATGAACACACGATTGTGGTCACCGATAAGGAGCCGATCATCCTAACCGCGGCTAACCAGTTGTGGAATTGA
- a CDS encoding FecR family protein, which produces MQPAYENFTTAEFLTDDAFVSHQLAPTPESAAFWTGWLQTHPHCQQEWHQAAALLDAIRLGLDTYAQTHLPEETIRQLLARIQETNAQAGQAPFFVRFPNWTRWAAAAAVLLAAGIGFWWTSRVASPYEQHLATLTSSFSETTNSTDHPLTIHLPDRSTVWLSPDSRLSYPADFNQKNRRVYLSGEATFEVTRNEKSPFLVHANELVTKVLGTKFLVRAFAREGEVRIKVHTGQVSVYEARATAPPTNQKGVLLLPNQQVVFTRQTQRFDKMLVEAPRPIKPLPGTARLPSFSYNETPVTQVFQDLENAYGISIRYNKDDFSPCQLTSSLARESFTGKLTIICKTFGATYDIIDGQVLINGGGCQ; this is translated from the coding sequence GTGCAACCGGCATACGAAAACTTTACCACAGCTGAATTCTTAACGGACGACGCCTTTGTCAGCCACCAGCTTGCCCCCACTCCCGAGTCGGCTGCGTTCTGGACTGGCTGGCTTCAGACGCATCCTCACTGCCAACAGGAATGGCACCAGGCCGCTGCTCTGCTGGACGCCATCCGTCTGGGCCTGGATACCTATGCGCAGACCCACCTGCCCGAAGAAACCATTCGTCAACTCCTGGCCCGAATTCAGGAGACAAATGCGCAGGCCGGACAAGCTCCGTTCTTCGTACGCTTTCCCAACTGGACACGGTGGGCAGCAGCCGCGGCTGTTCTATTGGCAGCAGGAATCGGCTTCTGGTGGACTAGCCGGGTGGCCTCTCCCTACGAGCAGCACTTGGCTACGTTGACATCTTCCTTTTCTGAAACGACCAACTCCACCGACCACCCCTTAACTATTCACTTACCCGATCGCTCCACCGTCTGGTTGTCGCCCGACAGCCGCCTGAGCTACCCGGCGGACTTTAACCAGAAAAACCGGCGCGTCTACTTATCGGGAGAAGCGACATTTGAGGTAACCAGGAACGAGAAGAGTCCCTTTCTGGTCCACGCGAACGAACTGGTGACGAAGGTGCTGGGGACAAAATTCCTGGTGCGGGCTTTCGCCAGGGAGGGGGAAGTGCGAATTAAGGTTCATACCGGGCAGGTTTCCGTGTACGAAGCGCGGGCAACCGCCCCCCCAACGAACCAGAAAGGTGTCCTGCTGCTGCCCAACCAGCAGGTTGTGTTTACCCGCCAAACCCAGCGGTTTGACAAGATGCTGGTGGAAGCACCCCGTCCGATAAAACCCCTGCCCGGTACCGCGCGCCTGCCTTCGTTCTCCTACAACGAAACGCCGGTTACCCAGGTATTTCAGGACCTGGAGAACGCCTATGGCATTAGCATCCGCTACAACAAAGACGACTTTTCCCCGTGCCAGCTCACCTCGTCGCTGGCCAGAGAATCCTTCACCGGCAAACTGACGATCATCTGTAAAACGTTCGGTGCTACTTATGACATTATTGATGGCCAGGTACTTATAAACGGTGGCGGCTGCCAGTAA
- a CDS encoding PLP-dependent cysteine synthase family protein: MQDRDWTSHALTLIEADYQRSADTHLVPLQLRAFPHVDLYFKDESTHPSGSLKHRLARSLFLYALCNGWIQKGKTVVEASSGSTAVSEAYFAKLIGVPFVAVMPQSTSQDKIKAIEFYGGKCHYVTHPSEVYEAARQVAQQTGGHYIDQFTYAERATDWRGNNNIAESIFRQMQKEKYPIPSWIVSSAGTGGTSATISRYIRFMYHATQVCVVDPEFSVFYDCWKTNDFSLRSEYASRIEGIGRPQVEPSFIPSIIDRMEKIPDAQSIAAMNILSDLLNRPVGPSTGTNFYGALLLANEMKQNGEKGSIVTLICDSGLRYLNTYYSALWLDEKKLLNAVQAEEQTLKRILF, encoded by the coding sequence ATGCAGGACAGAGACTGGACCTCCCATGCCTTAACGCTAATCGAAGCGGATTATCAGCGGTCGGCCGACACGCACCTGGTGCCCCTCCAACTGCGGGCGTTTCCCCACGTCGATCTGTATTTCAAAGACGAGTCCACCCACCCCTCGGGGAGCCTGAAGCATCGGCTGGCCCGTTCGCTCTTTCTGTACGCGCTCTGCAACGGCTGGATTCAAAAAGGCAAAACGGTAGTTGAAGCCTCCAGCGGATCCACGGCCGTATCCGAAGCGTATTTCGCCAAACTGATTGGCGTACCGTTCGTTGCCGTCATGCCCCAGTCTACCAGCCAGGACAAGATAAAAGCGATTGAGTTTTACGGCGGAAAATGCCACTACGTAACACACCCGTCGGAAGTGTACGAAGCCGCCCGGCAGGTGGCGCAGCAAACGGGAGGACACTACATCGATCAGTTTACTTACGCCGAACGCGCTACCGACTGGCGGGGTAACAACAACATTGCCGAGTCCATTTTTCGGCAGATGCAGAAAGAGAAATACCCGATCCCGAGCTGGATTGTCAGCAGTGCAGGAACCGGTGGTACGTCGGCAACCATCAGTCGCTACATCCGCTTCATGTACCACGCCACCCAGGTCTGCGTAGTCGACCCCGAATTTTCGGTCTTTTACGATTGCTGGAAAACCAACGATTTCAGTTTGCGCAGCGAGTACGCATCCCGCATTGAAGGCATTGGCCGTCCGCAGGTAGAGCCTTCGTTCATTCCGAGCATCATTGACCGGATGGAGAAGATCCCCGATGCGCAAAGTATTGCCGCCATGAATATCCTGTCCGACCTGCTGAACCGGCCGGTTGGCCCTTCCACCGGAACTAATTTTTACGGTGCGCTCCTGCTGGCCAATGAAATGAAACAGAATGGCGAAAAAGGCTCCATCGTTACGTTGATCTGTGACTCAGGACTACGGTATCTCAATACGTATTACAGCGCCCTTTGGCTCGACGAGAAAAAGTTACTAAACGCCGTTCAGGCCGAGGAGCAGACCTTGAAACGAATATTGTTTTAG
- a CDS encoding aldo/keto reductase yields the protein MEYRQLGNSGLQVPILSFGTATFGGGSDFFKAWGSTQVDEASRMVSRCLDAGLTLFDTANVYSRGMSEEILGQALAGRRDKALISTKATFKMGDGPNDFGSSRWHLVKACEDSLRRLKTDYIDIYHMHGFDARTPVDETLSALDDLVKSGKVRYIGCSNFSGWHLMKSLSASERYGWAKYVVHQVYYSLLSREFEWELMPLGIDQGVGTMVWSPLSAGRLGGKYRRENPMPSDSRIAQGGGEGPAIPEDYWYGIIDVLDELAEEIGKTVAQVALNWVLQRPTVCNVIIGARNEEQMEQNLGAVGWNLSTEQIKRLDAASDREPVYPYWHQRKSPHLKSAPELYKR from the coding sequence ATGGAATACAGACAACTAGGTAACTCCGGTTTACAGGTGCCTATCCTGAGTTTTGGGACGGCTACCTTTGGTGGTGGCTCAGATTTCTTCAAGGCCTGGGGAAGCACCCAGGTCGACGAAGCTTCCCGTATGGTGAGCCGCTGCCTGGATGCGGGACTGACGCTCTTTGATACCGCCAATGTCTACTCGCGGGGAATGTCCGAAGAGATCCTGGGGCAGGCACTAGCCGGTCGTCGGGATAAGGCACTCATTTCGACTAAGGCCACCTTTAAAATGGGCGACGGTCCCAACGATTTCGGGTCGTCGCGCTGGCATCTGGTCAAAGCCTGCGAGGATAGTCTGCGCCGGTTAAAAACCGACTACATTGACATCTATCACATGCACGGTTTCGACGCCCGAACACCGGTTGACGAAACGCTGAGCGCGCTGGATGATCTGGTGAAAAGCGGTAAGGTTCGTTACATCGGCTGCTCGAATTTCTCGGGCTGGCACCTCATGAAATCCCTGTCCGCATCCGAACGCTACGGCTGGGCAAAGTACGTAGTGCATCAGGTGTATTATTCGCTGCTGAGCCGCGAGTTCGAATGGGAGCTGATGCCGCTGGGAATCGATCAGGGCGTTGGCACGATGGTGTGGAGCCCCCTGTCGGCTGGCCGGCTGGGTGGGAAATACCGTCGGGAGAATCCGATGCCCAGCGATAGCCGCATTGCCCAGGGTGGGGGAGAGGGACCCGCTATTCCGGAAGACTACTGGTACGGCATCATCGACGTACTGGACGAGCTAGCGGAGGAAATCGGCAAGACAGTCGCGCAGGTGGCCCTGAACTGGGTCCTGCAACGGCCTACGGTATGTAACGTAATCATCGGCGCCCGCAACGAAGAACAAATGGAGCAGAACCTGGGCGCGGTCGGCTGGAACCTGTCGACGGAGCAGATCAAACGCCTGGATGCTGCCAGCGACCGGGAGCCCGTTTATCCCTACTGGCACCAGCGCAAATCACCCCATTTAAAATCCGCTCCGGAGTTGTACAAAAGGTGA
- a CDS encoding RNA polymerase sigma factor, with the protein MNINVDEQELWRAFQSGDEAAYTQLYQQHVRAMYRYGMSLVAASEAFVLDCVHDVFTEIWVKRTRLTTPANVRYYLLRALRTRIMHLLARKERPFIPLDDADYDALWSEPNELELLEELEAANSRKERLQRLIAQLPPRQQEALKLRFIENLDYNQIGQVLEMNQQSAKNLVFRAVEKLRGWILFVTLLFSIFF; encoded by the coding sequence GTGAACATCAACGTGGACGAGCAGGAATTATGGCGGGCCTTTCAGTCGGGGGATGAAGCGGCTTATACCCAACTTTACCAGCAGCATGTACGGGCAATGTACCGGTACGGTATGAGTTTGGTAGCCGCTTCGGAAGCATTTGTCCTGGATTGCGTTCACGACGTCTTCACCGAAATCTGGGTGAAACGGACCCGGCTAACTACGCCCGCAAACGTTCGGTACTACCTGCTGAGAGCACTCAGGACCCGAATTATGCATCTGCTGGCCCGAAAAGAACGTCCGTTTATCCCTCTGGATGACGCGGATTACGATGCACTCTGGTCGGAGCCGAACGAACTGGAACTACTGGAAGAACTCGAAGCGGCTAATTCACGCAAAGAACGACTTCAGCGACTGATTGCCCAACTGCCCCCCCGGCAGCAGGAAGCCCTCAAACTCCGATTTATTGAGAACCTGGATTATAACCAGATTGGTCAGGTGCTGGAAATGAATCAGCAATCGGCTAAAAACTTGGTTTTTAGAGCCGTAGAAAAACTTCGGGGCTGGATCCTATTCGTAACTTTACTTTTTTCAATATTTTTTTAG
- a CDS encoding glycoside hydrolase family 140 protein, translated as MKKIAILLFVLLQSQLLAQSPFTNGRLKVSDNKRYLVHQDGTPFFWLGDTAWELFHRLNREEADLYLKKRAEQGFTVVQAVALAELDGLTETNPYGDVPLQTNDPTKPNEAYFKHVDFIIDKAAQYGIVIAFLPTWGDKLFKNTWGKGPEIFTPDNALVYGRYVGSRYKNRENIIWVLGGDRNPREGSQDLAVWRAMARGIQEGVGGADKALMSYHSQPNGMAGGSSTWFHNDSWFDFNIHQNGHCRFTPVYDYISVSYNRQPTKPTMDAEPIYEDHPVCFNAGDLGISNAYDVRIYAYLDLFAGAHGHTYGCHDIWQMYSAKRPAVNNPHTYWYDALEFPGARQMAYVRKLITARPLLDRVPDQSLVVENNLGPAERIQATRGNDYAFIYSTVGKPFTVNPGKISGRSVTATWFDPRTGKTQPAGTFDNQQPKQFSPPSKGYGQDWVLVLDDADKNYPAF; from the coding sequence ATGAAAAAAATAGCCATTCTTCTCTTCGTCTTACTCCAAAGTCAACTACTGGCCCAGTCTCCTTTTACCAATGGCCGTCTGAAGGTATCTGACAATAAGCGCTATCTGGTCCACCAGGACGGGACACCCTTCTTCTGGCTGGGCGACACCGCCTGGGAGCTGTTTCACCGACTGAACCGGGAGGAAGCGGATCTGTACCTGAAGAAACGAGCCGAACAGGGCTTTACAGTCGTACAGGCCGTGGCGCTGGCGGAATTGGACGGGCTGACCGAGACCAACCCCTATGGCGACGTACCGCTCCAGACCAACGATCCGACCAAACCAAACGAGGCTTATTTTAAACACGTTGATTTCATCATTGACAAAGCGGCTCAGTACGGAATCGTGATTGCGTTTCTGCCTACCTGGGGCGACAAGTTGTTCAAAAATACCTGGGGAAAAGGGCCGGAAATTTTCACACCCGATAACGCCCTGGTGTACGGCCGCTACGTTGGTTCCCGCTATAAAAACCGGGAAAACATCATCTGGGTGCTGGGTGGCGACCGGAATCCGCGCGAAGGCTCACAGGACCTGGCAGTCTGGCGCGCTATGGCCAGGGGAATTCAGGAGGGGGTTGGCGGAGCCGACAAGGCGTTGATGTCGTACCATTCACAGCCGAACGGGATGGCCGGTGGTTCGTCGACCTGGTTCCACAACGACAGTTGGTTCGACTTCAACATTCACCAGAACGGTCACTGTCGCTTTACGCCCGTGTACGACTACATCAGCGTCTCGTACAACCGCCAGCCGACCAAACCTACCATGGACGCCGAACCCATCTACGAAGATCATCCGGTCTGTTTTAATGCGGGAGATTTGGGCATCTCCAACGCGTATGACGTACGGATCTACGCCTATCTGGATCTGTTTGCGGGGGCACATGGGCATACGTATGGCTGTCACGATATCTGGCAGATGTACAGCGCCAAGCGTCCGGCCGTTAACAACCCGCACACCTATTGGTACGATGCTCTGGAATTTCCCGGTGCCCGTCAGATGGCTTACGTCCGCAAACTGATAACCGCCCGCCCGCTCCTCGACCGTGTTCCCGACCAGTCGCTGGTTGTTGAAAACAACCTGGGGCCTGCCGAGCGCATCCAGGCCACGCGGGGAAACGATTATGCATTTATTTACAGCACAGTAGGAAAACCGTTTACGGTAAACCCCGGTAAAATTTCGGGCAGGTCGGTTACGGCCACCTGGTTCGACCCCCGAACGGGCAAAACACAGCCGGCAGGAACCTTCGACAATCAGCAGCCAAAGCAGTTTTCACCCCCGTCGAAAGGGTACGGTCAGGACTGGGTACTGGTACTCGACGATGCCGACAAAAATTATCCGGCCTTTTAA